A part of Desulfomicrobium baculatum DSM 4028 genomic DNA contains:
- a CDS encoding FmdE family protein, with the protein MPEGSSALSYASPVIGPYTVDEFIDAAARFHGYAAPGLILGGFMVHEARSHIAEGVLFDAISETAWCLPDAVQMLTPCTVGNGWMRIFNLGLYAVSLFDKSTGKGVRVAVESDKLEPYPVIREWLFKLKPKKEQDSDRLRQEIRLAGASICSVKEIKLRPEFMGGRGKGAIAACPSCSQAYPARDGSVCRSCKGESPYVGWIGGHDSRELGFDGPKLRVVPTAEAVGKNALHDMTCIEPSVSKDAAFARGQVLDVGDVCRLQRMGRFEVYVQEDEQDEAWVHEDDAARVLASALAGDGVDSSGDPREGKITMTATRDGMLMIDENALESFNSIPGIMCASRHAFSVVSRGQQIAATRAIPLYLGRDVLEEAGRILEGGPLLEVRPLRKRKVGILVTGTEVFQGLVEDRFIPIIGAKVEAYGCPVVATDIVPDDRARISRSVQAMLGQGAELIVTTAGLSVDPGDVTRLGLADAGLENMRYGTPILPGAMTLLASIGEVDVIGVPACALYFKTTSLDILLPRVLAGASPSRRELARLGHGGMCMQCKRCTYPKCPFGK; encoded by the coding sequence ATGCCTGAAGGATCTTCCGCCTTGAGTTATGCCAGCCCCGTCATCGGTCCGTATACGGTCGACGAATTCATCGACGCGGCGGCCCGTTTTCACGGGTACGCGGCCCCGGGACTGATCCTGGGCGGGTTCATGGTCCACGAGGCGCGAAGTCACATCGCCGAGGGCGTCCTGTTCGACGCCATTTCCGAAACCGCCTGGTGCCTGCCCGACGCCGTGCAGATGCTCACCCCCTGCACCGTGGGCAACGGCTGGATGCGGATTTTCAATCTGGGCCTCTACGCCGTGTCCCTCTTTGACAAATCCACCGGCAAGGGTGTGCGGGTGGCCGTGGAGAGCGACAAGCTGGAACCGTATCCGGTCATCCGGGAGTGGCTTTTCAAGCTCAAGCCCAAGAAGGAACAGGACAGTGACCGGCTGCGCCAGGAGATTCGCCTGGCGGGGGCGTCCATCTGCTCCGTGAAGGAGATCAAGCTGCGGCCCGAATTCATGGGCGGCCGGGGCAAGGGCGCCATCGCCGCCTGCCCGTCCTGCAGCCAGGCCTATCCGGCCCGGGACGGCTCGGTCTGCCGGTCGTGCAAGGGCGAATCGCCCTATGTCGGCTGGATTGGCGGGCACGACAGCCGCGAGCTCGGCTTTGACGGCCCGAAGCTGCGGGTAGTGCCCACGGCCGAAGCTGTGGGCAAAAACGCCCTGCACGACATGACCTGCATCGAACCGAGTGTCAGCAAGGACGCCGCCTTCGCCCGAGGCCAGGTGCTCGACGTGGGCGATGTCTGCCGTCTGCAACGCATGGGCCGCTTCGAGGTCTATGTGCAGGAGGACGAGCAGGACGAGGCCTGGGTGCACGAGGATGACGCGGCGCGCGTGCTGGCCTCGGCCCTGGCCGGGGATGGCGTGGACAGCTCCGGTGATCCCCGCGAGGGAAAGATCACCATGACCGCCACCCGTGACGGCATGCTCATGATCGACGAGAACGCCCTGGAGTCATTCAACTCCATTCCCGGAATCATGTGCGCCAGCCGTCATGCCTTCAGCGTGGTCTCGCGCGGGCAGCAGATCGCCGCCACGCGGGCCATTCCTCTTTATCTGGGCCGCGATGTCCTGGAAGAGGCGGGCAGAATTCTGGAAGGCGGCCCGCTTTTGGAGGTCCGTCCCTTGCGCAAGCGCAAGGTCGGCATCCTGGTCACGGGCACGGAAGTCTTTCAGGGCCTGGTCGAGGACCGCTTCATCCCCATCATCGGCGCCAAGGTCGAAGCCTACGGCTGCCCGGTGGTGGCGACGGACATCGTGCCCGATGACCGGGCGCGCATTTCCCGTTCCGTGCAGGCCATGCTCGGGCAGGGCGCGGAGCTGATCGTGACCACGGCCGGGCTGTCCGTGGACCCCGGCGACGTGACCCGGCTGGGTCTGGCGGACGCGGGGTTGGAGAACATGCGCTACGGCACGCCCATCCTGCCCGGAGCCATGACGCTCCTGGCGTCCATCGGCGAGGTCGATGTCATCGGCGTTCCGGCCTGCGCCCTCTATTTCAAGACTACGAGCCTTGACATCCTGCTGCCCCGCGTCCTGGCCGGAGCCTCGCCCTCGCGGCGTGAGCTGGCCCGGCTTGGCCACGGCGGCATGTGCATGCAGTGCAAACGCTGCACCTATCCCAAATGTCCGTTCGGAAAGTGA
- a CDS encoding formate dehydrogenase accessory protein FdhE produces MPSTGIQTKESALNLLAKRHEPFQEIINRFGLLLCRQAELRTELPLANIHGVTVDEGRFLGGEALVSFVDSEVFAAALKAAALRVWPVTGVIFPALAESLTDLGRKLDADPAWTSLCLKVVVHGEGEALDLAAGQAAVSPDFLLMALRAAYGPCIAANRPALLALAPAKLWRNPHCPVCGSDPDLAVLENHPDPSEFLISKSGELWHHCPVCAHRWRFVRMICPGCGNQEHERITRFSLPDSPREHIYACEDCHQYLPCLDLVESSENVDFDLAALGLVHLDAVAQSRGYFPLSPAPWTAMGIAQKQAKAS; encoded by the coding sequence ATGCCGAGCACTGGAATTCAGACCAAGGAGAGCGCACTTAACCTCCTGGCCAAACGCCACGAGCCCTTTCAGGAGATCATCAACCGTTTTGGCTTGCTGCTCTGCCGTCAGGCCGAGCTGCGGACGGAGCTTCCGCTTGCAAACATACATGGGGTGACTGTTGACGAGGGTCGGTTTCTGGGCGGAGAGGCGCTGGTCAGCTTCGTGGACAGCGAAGTGTTCGCTGCGGCCTTGAAGGCGGCGGCACTCCGCGTGTGGCCCGTGACGGGCGTTATTTTTCCGGCTTTGGCCGAAAGCCTGACGGATCTTGGACGGAAACTGGACGCGGATCCGGCCTGGACCAGCCTGTGTCTGAAGGTCGTGGTCCATGGCGAGGGTGAGGCCCTTGATTTGGCTGCGGGACAGGCCGCGGTCAGCCCCGATTTCCTGCTCATGGCCCTGCGCGCGGCGTATGGACCGTGCATCGCGGCCAACAGGCCGGCCCTTTTGGCCCTCGCGCCCGCGAAGCTGTGGCGCAATCCTCACTGCCCGGTCTGCGGTTCCGATCCGGACCTTGCCGTGCTCGAAAACCATCCCGATCCTTCCGAATTTCTGATCTCCAAAAGTGGGGAGCTCTGGCATCATTGTCCGGTTTGCGCGCATCGCTGGCGCTTTGTACGCATGATCTGTCCAGGCTGCGGCAACCAGGAGCACGAACGCATCACGCGCTTTTCCCTTCCGGATTCCCCGCGTGAGCACATCTATGCCTGCGAGGATTGCCACCAGTACCTGCCCTGTCTGGACCTGGTGGAGAGTTCCGAGAACGTTGATTTTGATCTGGCCGCTTTGGGGCTGGTGCATCTGGATGCCGTGGCCCAGAGCAGGGGATACTTTCCGCTGTCCCCGGCCCCATGGACCGCCATGGGAATCGCGCAGAAACAGGCCAAGGCCTCATGA
- a CDS encoding type II toxin-antitoxin system Phd/YefM family antitoxin, which translates to MSTAVVPMHQAKSTLSQLVKRAADGETIFIGSYGRAEAVLSSAANAKPKKRLGLLEGKLIVPDDFDEPLPAEILVAFEGEAK; encoded by the coding sequence ATGTCCACAGCAGTAGTGCCTATGCACCAGGCAAAGAGTACCCTTTCACAGTTGGTCAAACGTGCCGCCGATGGTGAAACCATTTTCATCGGCAGCTATGGCCGGGCGGAGGCCGTACTTTCTTCAGCCGCCAACGCCAAGCCCAAGAAACGCCTTGGCCTCCTGGAAGGCAAGCTGATTGTTCCCGATGATTTTGACGAACCCTTGCCTGCGGAAATTCTCGTCGCCTTTGAGGGGGAAGCCAAATGA
- a CDS encoding transposase encodes MTKINIISFNTLTFSEKSARRFFLDFCWKNHQRYCPACKNRKLYHLADGRRRCGRCGYTFHDFSRRYLSRCAFTSRQWLWFLKLFALDIAPASIAAEMEVSYATILKAADTVRRAIVAQALDAGRLYDAGIWPGPGNPLPTQEIVNAPVFGIIELGGVAICDLLPDLRAENLLHFKLNFCLKTASVGQVVYTAPYKQYLALVSCGSGLWPARYIKHADKRLPVEASPFWSFAKQRLRQMRGVPASHFPLYLKECELRYNSRNEDLIPVLAQALCAFVPRPDA; translated from the coding sequence ATGACGAAAATTAATATAATAAGCTTCAATACTTTGACTTTTTCAGAAAAATCGGCACGCAGGTTCTTTTTGGATTTTTGCTGGAAAAACCATCAGCGGTATTGTCCGGCCTGTAAAAATCGAAAACTCTACCATCTCGCCGATGGCAGGCGCAGATGCGGTCGCTGCGGGTACACCTTTCACGACTTCAGCCGCCGCTATCTAAGCCGTTGCGCCTTCACCTCGCGGCAATGGCTCTGGTTCCTGAAGCTCTTTGCGCTGGACATCGCGCCGGCAAGCATCGCGGCGGAAATGGAGGTCAGTTACGCCACCATTCTCAAGGCGGCGGATACCGTGCGGCGGGCCATCGTGGCCCAGGCCCTGGACGCCGGGCGGCTCTATGACGCGGGCATCTGGCCCGGACCGGGCAACCCCCTGCCCACCCAGGAGATCGTCAACGCCCCGGTCTTCGGCATCATCGAACTCGGCGGCGTGGCCATCTGCGATCTGCTGCCGGACCTGCGCGCCGAGAACCTGCTGCACTTCAAGCTGAACTTCTGCCTCAAGACGGCAAGCGTCGGCCAGGTGGTCTACACCGCGCCCTACAAACAATACCTGGCACTTGTCTCGTGCGGCTCCGGACTGTGGCCCGCCCGCTACATCAAGCACGCGGACAAGCGCCTGCCCGTGGAGGCGTCCCCCTTCTGGAGCTTCGCCAAACAGCGCCTGCGCCAGATGCGCGGCGTACCGGCCTCGCATTTTCCGCTCTATCTGAAGGAATGCGAGCTGCGCTACAATTCACGAAATGAGGATCTGATTCCCGTCCTGGCGCAAGCGCTCTGCGCCTTCGTACCCCGGCCTGACGCATAA
- a CDS encoding B12-binding domain-containing radical SAM protein gives MHDIVLTTLNARYIHPSIGLRYLHANLHDLRHRAVIQEFVISDHLLDIAEKILAHRPRIIGLGVYIWNGKECEQLVRILKSLAPEVLLVLGGPEVSHFPHRLDFSQADHVICGEGEEQFHQLCCAYLTGSAGLPRIITASPPDPDRLVMPYDLYTDADVAHRVIYVEASRGCPFSCEFCLSSIDKLVRYFDPDRFLRELATLWDRGARNFKFIDRTFNLSMQRVGPILDFFLRRQPPFLVHFEVVPEHFPFELREKLAQFPPGTLQLEVGIQTLNADVAASIHRRLDMDRITANLRFLEEETNAHLHVDLIIGLPGESADSFGRNLNRLAGLTRAEIQLGVLKKLSGTTLNRHDAVHGMTYLPYPPYEILANDLIDFTAMQDLKRMARFWDLLYNSGNFNGSVRLLWPDQDVYAGFLRFSKWLYGATESTWQIALKRLAELFFAYLTEELGLAKDEAANAIAADLLKVKGRPLPVVISDNMTVHPGSLQARNTLSPGKRQARHAE, from the coding sequence ATGCACGATATTGTTCTGACCACGCTGAATGCCCGGTATATCCACCCCAGCATCGGGCTGCGCTACCTGCATGCCAATCTGCATGACCTGCGGCACCGGGCCGTTATCCAGGAATTCGTCATTTCGGATCACCTGCTCGATATCGCTGAAAAAATCCTGGCCCATCGTCCCAGGATCATCGGCCTTGGCGTCTACATCTGGAACGGGAAGGAATGCGAACAGTTGGTGCGTATTCTCAAATCCCTTGCGCCCGAGGTGCTGCTTGTACTTGGCGGGCCGGAGGTCAGCCATTTTCCGCACCGGCTCGATTTTTCCCAGGCAGACCACGTGATCTGCGGTGAAGGCGAAGAGCAATTCCATCAGCTCTGCTGCGCCTATCTGACAGGCAGCGCCGGGTTGCCCCGGATCATCACGGCCAGCCCGCCCGATCCGGACCGCCTGGTCATGCCGTACGACTTGTACACCGACGCGGACGTCGCGCACCGGGTCATCTATGTGGAAGCGTCCAGGGGATGCCCTTTTTCCTGCGAATTCTGCCTGTCCTCCATCGACAAGCTGGTCCGCTATTTCGACCCGGACCGCTTTCTGCGCGAACTGGCCACGCTCTGGGACCGCGGGGCGCGCAACTTCAAGTTCATCGACCGCACGTTCAACCTGAGCATGCAGCGGGTCGGCCCTATCTTAGATTTTTTCCTGCGGCGGCAGCCGCCGTTTCTGGTCCATTTCGAAGTTGTGCCCGAACATTTTCCTTTTGAATTGCGGGAGAAGCTTGCCCAGTTTCCTCCGGGCACCCTGCAACTGGAAGTCGGCATCCAGACCCTGAATGCGGATGTGGCCGCGTCCATTCACCGGCGGCTGGACATGGACAGGATCACGGCCAACCTGCGCTTTTTGGAAGAAGAGACCAATGCCCATCTGCATGTGGATCTGATCATCGGGCTGCCCGGGGAAAGCGCCGACAGCTTTGGCCGCAACCTGAACCGGCTGGCGGGCCTGACCAGGGCGGAAATCCAACTGGGTGTCCTAAAAAAACTGTCCGGCACCACCTTGAACAGACACGATGCCGTACATGGGATGACCTATCTGCCCTATCCCCCCTACGAAATCCTGGCCAACGACCTGATTGATTTTACAGCCATGCAGGACTTGAAGCGCATGGCCCGCTTCTGGGATCTGCTCTATAACAGCGGCAATTTTAACGGCAGCGTGCGCCTGCTGTGGCCGGATCAGGATGTCTATGCCGGATTTCTGCGGTTTTCGAAATGGCTGTACGGCGCGACCGAGTCCACCTGGCAGATTGCCTTGAAACGTCTGGCGGAACTCTTTTTCGCCTACCTGACCGAGGAACTCGGCCTGGCCAAGGACGAAGCGGCCAACGCCATCGCCGCCGATCTTCTCAAGGTCAAAGGCCGCCCTCTGCCCGTGGTGATCTCAGACAACATGACTGTCCATCCCGGCTCGTTGCAGGCCCGGAATACGCTGAGCCCTGGGAAGAGACAGGCCAGGCATGCGGAGTGA
- a CDS encoding 4Fe-4S dicluster domain-containing protein gives MAKSIFIDTTRCTACRGCQVACKQWHDHVAVPTKQTGTHQNPPDLTPNNFKLVRFSEHKIDGHVHWLFFPDQCRHCLQPACKATADMYVEGAIVLDEATGIVVCTEKTKDLTKEQCDEIIDSCPYNIPRRNEVSGELAKCDMCIDRVQAGLVPMCVKTCCTGAMSFGEREDMLIKAKLRLTQAQADLERPKSELETKIACDVHKSCTILDQEDLGVIYFLEMPREMYHQYAAREIKPLNRADFLASLTKPFKNILG, from the coding sequence ATGGCGAAGAGCATCTTCATCGATACCACCCGCTGCACGGCTTGCCGTGGCTGTCAGGTGGCGTGCAAGCAGTGGCATGACCATGTGGCCGTGCCCACAAAACAGACCGGCACCCATCAGAATCCGCCGGATCTGACCCCCAACAACTTCAAACTGGTCCGTTTCTCGGAACACAAGATCGACGGGCACGTTCATTGGCTCTTCTTTCCCGATCAGTGCCGCCATTGCCTGCAGCCCGCCTGCAAGGCCACGGCGGACATGTATGTGGAAGGCGCCATTGTGCTGGACGAGGCCACCGGCATCGTCGTCTGCACGGAAAAGACCAAGGATCTGACCAAGGAACAGTGCGACGAGATCATCGACTCCTGTCCCTACAACATCCCGCGCCGCAACGAGGTTTCGGGCGAGCTGGCCAAGTGCGACATGTGCATCGATCGCGTCCAGGCGGGCCTTGTGCCCATGTGCGTGAAAACCTGCTGCACAGGCGCCATGAGCTTCGGCGAACGCGAGGACATGCTCATCAAGGCCAAGCTGCGCCTGACCCAGGCCCAGGCGGATCTTGAGAGGCCGAAGTCCGAGCTTGAGACCAAGATCGCCTGCGATGTGCACAAGAGCTGCACGATTCTCGATCAGGAAGATCTGGGCGTCATCTACTTTTTGGAGATGCCCAGGGAAATGTACCATCAGTATGCCGCCCGCGAGATCAAGCCCCTGAACAGGGCCGATTTCCTGGCGAGCCTGACGAAGCCCTTCAAGAACATTCTGGGCTGA
- a CDS encoding type II toxin-antitoxin system VapC family toxin, whose amino-acid sequence MRLLLDTNALLWALINGPRIDPVRDLLLADENEVFVSTVSWWEIAIKTNIEKLDANLSELRASAQESGFLELPLLGSHAEMLATLSRYHNDPFDHMLVAQAMAEPMRLITGDGVLAKYTPLVILI is encoded by the coding sequence ATGAGGCTGCTGCTGGATACCAACGCGCTGCTCTGGGCGCTGATCAATGGACCGCGCATTGACCCGGTGAGAGATCTGCTGCTTGCGGACGAGAACGAAGTTTTTGTGAGCACCGTCTCCTGGTGGGAAATCGCCATCAAAACGAATATCGAAAAACTGGACGCCAACTTGTCTGAACTTCGCGCTTCAGCGCAGGAAAGCGGGTTTCTGGAGTTGCCGCTTCTCGGCTCACACGCGGAAATGCTGGCGACACTATCCAGGTACCACAACGATCCTTTTGATCACATGCTGGTGGCTCAGGCCATGGCCGAACCCATGCGGCTGATCACCGGCGACGGAGTCCTCGCCAAGTACACGCCTCTGGTCATTCTTATTTAG
- the fdnG gene encoding formate dehydrogenase-N subunit alpha, translating into MTTFSRRGFMKLTGAGVAAVSLSQLGFDLKPAYAYAKALKIEGAKEVISTCAFCSCGCQIIMHIKDGKIISSEGDPDYPVSEGSLCPKGAAFYQMHVSDHRVLVPKYRAPGSDKWEEKDWDWMLDKIARKIKDTRDKDFQLTNDKGVTVNRWESYFQLGTSQMDNEECSVTHQMCRALGGVYIDHQARVUHSPTVPALAESFGRGAMTQHWIDIKNANAILIMGSNAAEHHPISFKWVLKAKDAGAKVIHVDPKFSRTSARSDLHVPLRSGTDIAFLGGMVKYILEKDLIQKEYVTEYTNASFIVGDDYTFEDGLFSGYDPEKKKYDQKKWAFAKDENGVSKRDKTLKDPRCVYQLLKKHYERYDLDTVSSITGVSKDNLLAVYEIYTATGKPDKAGTMMYALGWTQHSVGVQNIRLGAMVQLLLGNIGVAGGGVNALRGEPNVQGSTDHALLWHIIPGYNAVATSAWPTLEEYLKANTPVTKDPKSVNWWGNRPKYMVSLLKGWFGDKATAENEFCYNLLPKVEPGVDYASMFMFDKMYEGKVKGGMIFGHNPAMSMPNTHKIREALGKLDWLVVGEAHDTETSSFWRNPSLDPKKVPTEVFLLPSCQRGEKDGTTSNSGRWYQWHYKGYEPAGKSKSMGWMVVEIMKRVRALYEKEKGVFPEGVLTHSWPKEYDAEDMAKRINGQFTRDVTIKDVTYKKGDQVPGFALLQADGSTSSLNWLYCGGYPAADKNLSKRRDLTQTPMQAKLGLFPGYSWAWPMNRRIIYNRASVDVNGKPFNPELPVIAWEDGKWIGDIPDGPAPPMAMEKGTYPFIMHTEGHGQLYGPGRVDGPFPEHYEPAETPIAKNPFSAQMNNPCMKVTKSDKDLLAKNADPKYPIVLTTYSMTEHWCGGGDTRNTPYLLEAEPQLYVEMSHELAGEKGIKNGDHVVVESIRGKVEAVAMVTVRITPFLVEGKTVHLVGMPFCFGWTTPGVGDATNRLTPSVGDPNTTIPEYKACLVNIRKADKVTELAI; encoded by the coding sequence ATGACTACGTTTTCACGACGAGGGTTCATGAAACTGACCGGGGCGGGCGTTGCGGCCGTGTCCCTGTCCCAACTGGGGTTCGATCTGAAGCCCGCCTATGCCTATGCCAAGGCCCTGAAGATCGAGGGAGCCAAGGAGGTCATTTCGACCTGCGCTTTCTGCTCCTGCGGCTGCCAGATCATCATGCACATCAAGGACGGCAAGATCATCAGTTCCGAGGGCGACCCGGATTATCCGGTCAGCGAAGGTTCGCTGTGTCCCAAGGGTGCTGCGTTCTATCAGATGCACGTTAGTGATCACCGCGTGCTCGTGCCCAAATACCGAGCACCGGGCAGCGACAAATGGGAAGAGAAGGATTGGGACTGGATGCTCGACAAGATCGCGCGCAAGATCAAGGACACGCGCGACAAGGACTTCCAGCTGACCAACGACAAGGGTGTGACCGTCAACCGTTGGGAATCCTATTTCCAGCTGGGGACATCCCAGATGGACAATGAAGAATGTTCCGTCACGCATCAGATGTGTCGGGCGCTGGGAGGCGTGTACATCGACCATCAGGCCCGGGTCTGACACAGCCCAACTGTACCGGCTCTGGCAGAGTCGTTCGGACGTGGCGCGATGACCCAGCATTGGATTGATATCAAGAACGCCAATGCTATTCTGATAATGGGCAGCAATGCTGCCGAGCACCATCCCATTTCCTTCAAATGGGTTTTGAAGGCCAAGGACGCGGGGGCCAAGGTGATCCATGTGGATCCGAAATTCTCGCGCACGTCGGCCAGGAGCGATCTGCATGTTCCGCTCCGTTCCGGCACGGATATCGCTTTCCTGGGCGGCATGGTGAAGTACATTCTGGAGAAGGATCTGATCCAGAAGGAATACGTCACCGAATACACCAACGCCTCCTTCATCGTCGGCGACGACTACACGTTCGAGGACGGCCTCTTCTCGGGTTACGATCCGGAAAAGAAGAAGTACGACCAGAAGAAGTGGGCCTTCGCCAAGGACGAGAACGGGGTTTCCAAGCGCGACAAGACGCTCAAAGACCCGCGCTGCGTGTATCAGTTGCTCAAAAAACACTACGAGCGCTACGATCTGGACACCGTGTCTTCCATCACCGGTGTGTCCAAGGACAACCTGCTCGCGGTTTACGAAATCTACACGGCCACCGGCAAGCCGGACAAGGCCGGGACCATGATGTACGCCCTGGGCTGGACCCAGCATTCCGTGGGCGTGCAGAACATCCGTCTCGGCGCGATGGTCCAGCTCCTTCTGGGCAACATCGGCGTGGCCGGCGGCGGCGTCAACGCCCTGCGCGGCGAGCCCAACGTCCAGGGCTCCACGGACCATGCCCTGCTCTGGCACATCATCCCCGGTTACAACGCCGTGGCCACTTCGGCCTGGCCGACCCTGGAAGAGTACCTCAAGGCCAACACTCCCGTGACCAAGGATCCCAAGAGCGTGAACTGGTGGGGCAACCGGCCCAAGTACATGGTCAGCCTGCTCAAAGGCTGGTTTGGCGACAAGGCCACGGCCGAGAACGAGTTCTGCTACAATCTGCTGCCCAAGGTCGAGCCGGGCGTTGATTACGCCAGCATGTTCATGTTCGACAAAATGTACGAGGGCAAGGTCAAGGGCGGCATGATCTTTGGCCACAATCCGGCCATGAGCATGCCCAACACCCACAAGATCCGCGAGGCGCTTGGAAAGCTGGACTGGCTGGTGGTGGGCGAAGCGCACGACACCGAAACCTCGTCCTTTTGGCGCAACCCTTCGCTGGACCCCAAGAAGGTGCCCACCGAAGTGTTCCTGCTGCCCTCCTGCCAGCGTGGCGAGAAGGATGGCACCACCTCCAATTCCGGCCGCTGGTATCAGTGGCATTACAAGGGCTACGAGCCGGCGGGCAAGAGCAAGTCCATGGGCTGGATGGTCGTCGAGATCATGAAGCGCGTGCGCGCCCTGTACGAAAAGGAGAAGGGCGTCTTCCCCGAGGGCGTTCTGACCCACTCCTGGCCCAAGGAATACGATGCCGAAGACATGGCCAAACGCATCAACGGCCAGTTCACCCGCGACGTGACCATCAAGGACGTGACCTACAAGAAGGGTGATCAGGTGCCCGGTTTCGCGTTGCTGCAGGCGGATGGCTCCACCTCCAGCCTGAACTGGCTCTATTGCGGCGGCTATCCGGCGGCGGACAAGAACCTGTCCAAGCGCCGCGATCTGACCCAGACGCCCATGCAGGCCAAGCTCGGCCTCTTCCCCGGATACTCGTGGGCCTGGCCCATGAACCGGCGCATCATCTACAACCGCGCCTCGGTGGACGTTAACGGCAAGCCCTTCAATCCGGAGCTGCCTGTCATCGCCTGGGAAGACGGCAAGTGGATCGGCGACATTCCGGATGGTCCGGCTCCGCCCATGGCCATGGAAAAGGGAACCTATCCCTTCATCATGCACACAGAAGGCCACGGTCAGCTCTACGGCCCCGGCCGAGTGGACGGGCCGTTCCCGGAACACTACGAGCCGGCCGAAACGCCCATTGCCAAGAATCCGTTCTCTGCGCAGATGAACAACCCATGCATGAAGGTGACGAAAAGCGACAAGGACCTGCTGGCCAAGAATGCCGATCCGAAATACCCCATCGTGCTGACCACCTACAGCATGACCGAGCACTGGTGCGGCGGCGGCGACACCCGCAACACCCCGTACCTGCTTGAGGCCGAACCGCAGCTCTATGTGGAGATGAGCCACGAGCTGGCGGGTGAGAAGGGCATCAAGAACGGCGACCATGTGGTGGTCGAGAGCATCCGCGGCAAGGTCGAGGCCGTGGCCATGGTCACGGTGCGCATCACCCCGTTCTTGGTGGAAGGCAAGACCGTGCACCTTGTCGGTATGCCTTTCTGTTTTGGCTGGACAACGCCCGGCGTGGGCGACGCCACGAACCGTTTGACCCCGTCTGTTGGTGATCCGAACACCACCATTCCGGAGTACAAGGCGTGTCTGGTGAATATCCGCAAGGCCGACAAGGTCACGGAACTGGCCATTTAA